A window of Paraburkholderia megapolitana genomic DNA:
TCGCCGTAGTGAGCGAGCTTCAGTGGTTTGGGATCGAGGTGCAGCAGGTCCGTGAGCGACACGATCACGTCGGTGGGAAGATGTCCTTGCGATGGCAACGGATAGTCGAACCAGGAGTCGCCGTCCGCCAGCAGGTTAAGCGCTTGTATCGATGCCTTCGCCACGTTGTTACGTGCGCTTTGCATCTGACGCTTATGCTCGCTCTTGCAGGCATCGATATCGGATTGAATCTGCTTTTGCAACTGGCGATATGCGTCGAGCGTGGTGCCATTCATCTGCGACTCCTGACGACGGGCGTTGGATTCGGATCGAGGCTACCACGTATGACAAGGCGTGCCATAGCGTCGCGATCGTCAACGTGACGATCGCATCCACCATGCATATCTAGAACCGCTCGACCCTGAACGGATGCATATCCACCGTCACGGGTTCACCGGTCATCATCTCGGCGACCAACCGGCCGGTGATGGGCCCAAGCGTCAAGCCATGATGCGCATGGCCAAATGCAAACCACAAATTCTCGTGCTGTCGAGCGGGTCCGATGATCGGCATCATGTCGATGGTGCAGGGGCGTCGGCCCATCCACGGTTCATCGTCGAGGCGTGCGCCTAGCGGGAATAGCTTGCGTGCGATCGGCTCGACCGCGGTTAATTGCGCCGGAGTTTTCGGCGCATCGACTCGCGCAATTTCCGCGCCTGTCGTCAACCGGATGCCTCGTGCCATCGGAGCGAGCAGATAAGCGTTTTCGATGTCGAGCACCGGATGGTTCAAACGTGCCTGCGCTTCAGGTGCGTAGTGCATGTGATAGCCGCGTTTGACAGCGAGCGGCAGGCGATAACCGAGGCGCTCGGTCGCGCGTGCGGACCATGGTCCCAATGCAATCACCGTAGACGCCGCCTCGATCGTTCCTTCGTCCGTGTCGACCTGCCAGCCATCGCGAAGCGTATCGGCGTCGCCGATCAGAAACCGTCCGCCGAGGCGCTCGAAATATTTTGCATACGCGGTGACGAGCGCATTGGGATCGCTGACCGAATCGGAGGCGGTGAAACGCAGTCCGCCTAACAACGACGTGTCGAGGTCGGGTTCAACCTGTCGCAGGCGCGCCGGATCCAGCGCTTCGAACGTGACGCCGAATTCCCGCTGCCACTGCTCGACGGTCTTCGTTTCCGCGTCCTGTTTTGCCGCGGTGCGAAAGACCTTGATCCATCCAGTGGGACGTATTAATTCGCTGGCGCCGGCCTCGGCGGCAAGCGCGCGATGCTCGTTGACGCAATGTTCGATCAACGTCGAATAGGAGCGCGCAATCGCCGCATGTTTCACTGGATGCGAATTGCGCCAGTACTGCCACAGGAAAGGCGCAACCTTCAACATCGCGTCAGCGTGATAGCGAACGTCGAGCGATTCGTTGCGTGCGTATTGCAGCAACTTGAGAATGTTGCGAGGAAAGGCATAGGGATAAACGCCTTCGCGCTGGATCAGCCCGGCGTTGCCAAACGATGTCTCGTTGCCGGGGAGCTTGCGATCCACGAGCGCAACCGCGCGGCCGCGCTTCTGAAGATGCACGGCGATGGACACGCCCACAATGCCCGCGCCGAGCACGACGGTGTCGAATTTCATCGAGTGTCTGGTCCAGTTTTTTGTTGGAAGACGCTACTTTACTGCGAACCGACCCGTAGCGATCCTGGTGGACCTGGCAGTGCGATGTCCGCGTGCGTATCGACGAGATGACCGTCACGCTGAACCCGCAGCACGGAGATCGTGTTGCTCGCGTAGTTGCCGGTGTACGCATAGCGTCCGTCCGGCGAGAACGCTGCCCCTTCGGGGAACGCTCCAACTTCGATCGTGTCGGCGCGGCTGATGCGTCCGTTCTTGATGCGCAGTAAGACGGCTAGACCTGTCTTGTGGCGGAACCATGAATCGATCGCCGCATCGTAGCTTCCGTTCAGGATGGTCGCCAGTGCGAAGTCGCCGCGCGGACTGACGACCAGCCCTTCAACTGAATCTCCTGCCGTCACGTAATCGACCACGCGGGGCGGCGAAGCCTGCAAGTCCATCACGGTCACGGGGTCGACGTTGCCATTCGAATCGGCTTTGCCGGTGTTGCCAGCGAGGCCCGTGTATCCGTCCGGTGTAATGGTGACCGTATAGGGAAAGAGGCCGGCCGGCATCTCGTAGCCAGTCGGTTGCACATGGCCGTCGTCGATCGATAACACGGCTACTTTGTGCGCGAGGAATTTGGCAACCAGTGCGCGCTTGCCGTCCGGTGTGATCGCGACGGAAGTTACTTCGTCGTTCATCTGAACTGTGTCGGTGACCTGCACGTCCTGGCCGTGAATGGACAGAACGGATATCGACTTGCCGTCGCGGTTGGCGACCAGCGCCAATGTCCCGGTTCTATCGATTGCCAGACCGGATGGTTGCGATCCGACCTTGACCGTCGAAATGAGTTTCGGCGGCCGCGCTGTCAGGTCGACTACGAATAGCCTGTCATCTGGCACAGGCTTCCATGTGCCGCCGTCCACCGGTTGCCAGTTGAGCGAGTTGGCGATCAACGCGAGACTCTGATCGGGTGTCACTGCGAGGTTGGTCGGCGGTCCGACCACGGAATTGGTGAGTGGCAGCGCGCCGATCAGCTCAGGGTGGGCAGGGTCCTTCAGATCGTAGAACTGAACCAGGTCTTCACCGGGTTGCCTGTTCACACGCTGGCCCTGGTCGTTGAAAACCAGCTTCGTATCGATGCCGACCACCATAACTTGCGCACCGGCAACACCCGAAAATCCGACCGCAAGAATTATCGCTGCGACAAGGCTTCTTGTTTTCATGATCAAGTTCCCGAGGCAAGGGAAGCGCAGGGCGCATCCTGGACGAGTTCGATCCGATGGCCACCTTCATGGTCCGGCTCGCGTATGAAAGGCCAGTGTGCCTGGTCGTGCCTACGGAACGACGGTGTACGGTTGCCCAACCGTGATGGTGGAAAAAATCAGAAAGCGCAGCACTGCGTGGTCGTCCACGTTGCGGAACAAGGTATGCGGCACCATCGCCTGGTCCTGCAGGCTCTCGCCCGCGTGGTAGAGCCGAGGCGGATCGTTGCCATACGCCGACTCGGCCGTACCCTCGATGATGTAGTTCAGACCCGCGACGGGATGATGGTGGAGCGGCGCCGAAACACCGGGCAGGAGCGTGACCAGATCCATACGCAGTTCCTGGTCTGTATCGGGAATTGCATGGCGTTCCAGCGTGGTACGCGTAATACCCTTCATCTGAACTGGAATGGTCTGCGCGATGCTGGTGCCGCGCGTGAGAAGCAATGAGGCTGCGGCAACGCCGAGCGCCGAACGGGTGAAGTGTCGCCGCGACCAGCCGGCGAGTGCTTCGCCATCGGGAGTCGGAGTCGGGCGGGGGATACGGACGATCGGCATGTACATCTCCCTGGAGTAATGACCACCGGTACCGCGTTGCGACATTAAGTTACGAGCGTAATGCTGTCAATGTTTATTATGTGACGGACGTCATCTTATTTGAGAGAGCAGCATGGGACGCTACGCGCAGGGGCATAAGGAAGAAAGCCGGGCCCGCATTGTGGCCGCGATCGGCCGTGGGTTTCGCAGGCAGGGTTATGGTGGCAGCGGTGTCGACGGACTGGCTCGCGAGGCGGGTGTGACGCACGGTGCGTTCTATGGCCACTTTCGCTCCAAGGCGGAAGCGTTTGGCGCTGCGGTGACGGCTGGGTTGAGCGGGCTCAGGCAAGGGGTTGAGCGGTCGCGCGAAGAGCATGGCGCGGGCTGGGTTGCTGCGTTTGCCGCGCGCTACATGGGATTCAAAAGGACGTGCGAACTCGGCGACGCGTGCACCTTGCAGAGTCTGTCTGCAGAGATCGAGCGCACCGATCCGACCACTCGCGCTGCTTACGAAGTCGAACTGCGGCGTGTCATGGAGGCCGTCGCCGCGGGGCTTGTTAACGGCACCGAGGCTGAACGTCGGGCCCGTGCATGGGTCATGCTGTCCGTGCTGGTGGGCGGCGCGACTTTAGCGCGCGCGGTCCCGGGCGAGGAGACCAGTGAAGAGATTGCGGAGGCAGTCCAGCGTGCTGTTCTCGGGCTCGCGGAAGGGAAGCCTGGCGGGTGACTGGACGCCGGGTCGCAGCGAAACGCACCAGTACCCGCTCAGCAACCGCCGCCTGGCTTAACGCCACCCCCTATACCACCCATGATGCGGATGCCACCACCCCCAGCCATACCGCGCGTGATAACGCCACACATAACCCGGCGCCGGCGCCACCTCGACCGGTGCGACGTACGCTACGCCCGGTGGCGGCCCAGCAGGTTCGACCGGGGCGACCACGCATCCCGAGAGTGCACCGACGAGCAGCGCAGGACATAGAGCGAGCAGGATTCTTGATTTCATGATGAGTGAGTACCGTTTGACATAGGCGGGAGAATTCCCCGCTCCATTAAACGGTGGCAACCCGAAAATCCGTCGCAAGAACGCTATTTTTCTTCGTTGTCGGGCAGTGGCCGCTGCGCCGGCGGCAAGTGCCACGACCCGTATTTCTGCAGACCTTCGGCGAACTTGACGCGCTCCTCCGGCGTCAGCGCTGCCGCATACTCGACGACACGTTGCTCCACATGCGTTCTGAAGGCGACATCGGCTTCGCGAGTACTGGTGATCGCCGCATCGAGCGCCGCCTGATCGAGGGGCGATGCTGCCAGCAGACGGAGCACATTCTTGCGTCCGTTCACGGCTGCCTGTCCGTACTGCCGCGCTTCACGGCGCGCATCCCGCAAGGTCTCGACGAATTCCTGTTGCTGTGCGGCCGACAACTGCTCCGCGGCGAAACGCGGTGCGCCAGGCTGCTTTGCCGTTTCGTGCCAGTGCGAGTAAAGGTATTGCCCGGCCCCGCCTGCGAGCGCGCCGAGCATGAAGATATTCAGTCCCAGCGACGCGATCAGCAGCCACTTCGGGTTCCGCGCCCGTATTTCGTCGCTCATTCACTACTCCAGTCGAAAGCAGAACTACTGAAAGTCGTGTTCTGATAAGCCGCTTCTGTGCCGATATGGGACGAACCCGCCAGCACGAAAAGCGATACCGCCAATGCGCCGACGAGTCCGCCCGTCAGCCCTGCGCCAGCAAGCGCCAGACCTGGCCACCACGTGCGCCGTCCGGGCACCGAGCGTGCCTCAGGTGCCCGCGGCGCTCCGCCGACGATACGCCGCCGCAGCTCGCGATCGGGCGCGGCGACCACATAGCTTTCCAGCCAGTCGTCGAGCTCGCTGGCGCTCGCGAGCATCGCATCGGCTTCGTCGCGATGCTGTTGCGCCCATGCCATCGATGCGGCGCGTTCGTCTTCGGGCCAGCGGTGCGGGTCGCTTCCGTAGGCGTCGACAAGTACACGGAATCGTTCGGGGGTCATCGTGTGTCCTTGCTGTGGCTGCTATTCGTCAGTTGCGCGCGCAGGTTGCGGCGTGCGCGCGAGAGCAGGCTTTCGAGCGCGTCGACCGTAATGCCCATCACGCCCGCCGCTTCGATGTTGGATAGCTCCTGATAATAATTGAGTACCAGTGCTTCCCGTTGGCGCGCGGGCAGTGTCGCCAGCGCCGCGCGAATCTGTTCGTCGCGCGAGCGATGCTCGAGCCTTTCGTCGGGCGCGATGGCGGGGTCGACGAGATCGGGCAGGCCGTCTTCGTCATCGGTGGGTTTCTCGCGGTTGGCCCGCAGGCGGTCGTAACACAGATTCATCGCGACGCGATGCAGCCAGGTATCGAAGCGCGCCTCGCCGGTGCGCCAGTGCGGCGCCTGTTTCCAGATGCGGATAAAGGCTTCCTGCGTGACATCCTCGGCTTCCATGCGATCTCCCAGCATACGCGTGGCGAGCGCAAGCAGCCGCGGCAGCTTGCGCTCCATCAGCGTACGGACGGCCGCCGAATCGCGTCGGCCCACCCGTTCAATCAATTCGGCGTCGGGGTCCTGTTCACTCAACGCGCGCAGCCTTCGCGCGTCGAGTGCGCAGTCCGCCGGTCTCGCCGACACTTCATCCGGACTTGCTTCACGTGCCGTTCATCCCCGCTCAGATCGATGTTGTCCGCTTGCTGCTCGATGCGCCCGGAGCATTTCTCCGCGGCATACCTGATCAATATATGACGGCTACAGCGCGATAGCAGGCTGGTCGTGGTGGCACGACGACACGACCGGCCAGAACACGCGCGTCAAGCCCAGTGACCTTCGATCCAGCGCCAGCGCGGTCCGAACTGCGCCCAGTGACCGGGCACCCAGTGATAGCCGACTCGCACGAGTTGCCAGTGTCCGGGCACCCACGCATAGGCGCCATTGATCCAGCGCCAGTGTCCGCGATCCCAGACGTAGCCCGCGCGCGGCGTCGGAACGACTTCCACGCGCACCGGCGGGGGCGGCGCCGTGGGGGTAACGATGATCGCCTGAGCGAAGGTGGCGGACGCGGCAAGCGCGGCTAGCGGGGCGACGAGATATTTTGCGAGGTTGACTGGTCTCATGTGGGTTCCAAGTACGGGCGCCAGAAATTGGGGCGTCGAGTCTTAAACGGAGACTTAGCGGGAATCCGTCGCGCAATTGCAAAAAAGTATGGAAGCGCGAGTGGGCGACAGGTTTTCGTAAGAATTCGCATTGCGCAGCAGCCCGGAGAGAGCGCGCGAAAACGTTGCGCCGCTGGGGCCGCAGGCTTGAGCAGGGCGTGCGCTCAGTTGCTCAGGGGCAGCTTGCGCATCGGATCGCGCCCGAGATCGAGACCGGCCGCCTTGCCGGTACTGGCTGCTTCATCGGGTTCGCTGATCCAGAGCACCGGAGGCACACGGCGCATGATCGTTTCGATTGCGTCGATGGTCGACAGGTCGAACCGGCTGACGACGAGATCCGGACGGCCCGGGCGTTCGTAGCGATCGAAGCCGTCGGCAAGCTGCGCGACGCGGCCGGGATCGTCCTGCGTGTGCGGACTTCTTGCGCTGGTCGGATCGACTGGCGGCGGCGTGTCGACGAAGATCTCGAAGTACGCGTCGCCGATGATTTCCCGCGCCAGCCTGCGGTGCGACGCAAGCGGTGCGATCGCGACCACGATCGGAATGACCGCCTGTCTGCTCAGCAGATCGGCGCAATGCGCGATGCGGCGGATGTTCTCGGTCTGCGCGTCTGGATCGTATCCGAGGTCTTCGCTCAAACCCGAGCGGATCGTATCCCCGTCGAGAACCACGGCCTGCGCGCCGAAAGCGACGAGCCGGACCTGCACACCGGATGCAATGCGCGATTTGCCGGCGCCCCGTACGCCTGTGAGCCAGAGTACGGGAGCAATCGCCGAAGGGGTATGACAGTAAGGTGCGCTACGCGACATGTTTTGAGCCCCTGATGATCCGCCGGACACGATGGCGAATTGCATTTAACGCGTGGGGACGAAAAAACCGTCGCTGATGCTTTCGCGACTACGCATTGGCTGTTGCGCGCGCAGCCTCATCGATTAACGCACTGACTTCGACCGGCCGCGACGCAAGCGAAGCGTGGCTCGAATCGAGCGTAATCACCTTGCGAGCATGGAGTCGTGCCGACATCATCTGCTGGTTTTCCGGCGCGATCATGCGGTCCTTGCTCGAGATCTGATACCACGATGATTTCTGCTTCCACGCAGGTGCAGTGATGGTGTCGCCGAAGGTGCTCGCGAGCGGCGCCTTCTGCGTGACGCCCATCACGAGGCCTTCGTCCGGCGTCAGATCCTGGCAGAAGCTCTCATGGAATTTGTCTGCTTTAACCCACAGGTAGCCGTCGCTGTCGGGTTCGAGATTGGCGGCCGCGGCCGGAAGGTTCTGCTGGGTAATGCCGCCGGGGCTTTCTCCCGCGTCCGGTGCGAAGGCGGCGATATAGACGAGCCCAACTACGTTCGGCAGATCGCCGGCTTCGGTGATAACCGCGCCGCCATACGAATGACCGACCAGCAACACTGGGCCTTGCTGCTGCGCGACCATCTTGCGGGTGCGCCCGGCGTCTTCGGCGAGCGAGGTTAGCGGAAGTTCGACAGCGCGAATCGACGTATACCCCTTGCGTGTCAATTCGACGATGACCTTGCTCCAGTGCGCGGCGCCGCCCCAGAAACCGTGAACCAGAACGATGGTGGGTGTGTTACTCATGGCATGCTCCTTTGAGGTTGGGAACTGCCTGTCAGATCATACCTACGATCCGTGTCGCTTCGCGGCGTTTGTTAAATGCTGCGTACCGTACGCCTCACTTCGCGGCGCGAGAGACCTGGCTCGCGGACCTCAACTGTCGAGAACAAGGCCATTGCGGCCGGCAGCGGCAAGCTGCGGGCGCAAGGGCGACGGTTGAGCATCGTCCGCGGCTGCGATCCACAACGGCAGCGCGTCGAGCAGCACGGACTGACCGTATGGCGTGAGCGTGAGGCGTCTGCGTCGACGCTCGCCTTGCCCTACATGCGCCGCGACCAGTGCCCTGCGCATCAGAATGCTCAGTTGTGCGGATACGTGTGCGGTTTCCATCTGCATCTCTTGCGCGAGTTCGCTGACTGTTGGCGGCTCGGCGCGATACAGCAGCGCGAGCAGGCAGAATTGCGCGGCACTGATCTGTAGCGAACGCAGCGCGTCGTTACGCCTGCGCGCGATTTCGCGCATGCTGCGCTGGGCGAGCAGATAGTCGAGGCTCGACTGACTGGCATGAGCAAGCAACGCAGCTTTGTCTGCCGATAGGGCGCGTGTCATACGTGGGATTCCATTTCGAGTGCATCGTGCCGAACGCAATCGGCGCATCGTCACACGGTAGTCAAGATGGACCGACGGATAAAGAGGCTGAACGCGAAAAGAGTGCTTCCCGAATGCGAACAATCCGCCGCGCTGTGTGGCATCGCGGAGGGTTGTGCTTCGAGGTCGTTCGGAGGGGAATAGAAAAACTACCTGAACGGGCAGCCGTGCCGATTTTTTTGTTCTGGCGCTGCCCTATATGAACCGCACGGTTCGCATCAATTCGTCCGTCGCGGCGTCCCCGTGTTCACGGACATATCGAACTGCGCCTCGGCTTCGGCCAGTTCATCGAGTGCCTGCTCGAGTTGCAGCACTGCGAGCGAATGCTCGATCTCCCTGCTTTCCGGTGCCGGTTCGCCGCGAACGATGCGAAACGCCATGTCGACCTTTCTCGACGCGCGGACGAATCGCTCCGCAGCGCTGGCTTCAAGTGAGCGTGCAGTGACCGACATGACTGAACCTCCAATGCTCGAATACTGAAGAGTGTCGATGACAGCGGCGGGAACTCGTGTCTGCCTGCACTCTCGCTGGGACGCACCCGTATGCCTGCAAATCGCGAGCATACATCGGGTTGGGCGTCGTATTTCGGTAGCTTGCCAGGAACTTGGCGGAACCGCCAGGAGTATGTTGCGAATTCTCACACGGCACTGTTAACTTTAATGCCGTTGTGTTAACTTTATCCGCCTTCGCGAAATCGTCACGTTAACCGTGCACGCATGCTGAGGCGAACGCAGGAACCAAGACCTAAAACGTTTCCTTGAACGGCCGCAAATCGACTTCCTGCGTCCATGCAGAAGGATGCTGACGATGCAGGGTCCAGTACATGTCGGCGATGGCATCGATGTTCAGCAGACCATTCTCGCCGCGCTCCGCGATCACACCGGGACGTGCCTGCCTGAGCCGCTCGCCGTCGATGCCGCCGTCCACCACGACATGCGCCACATGCAGTCCCTGCGGACCGAACTCGCGCGCCATGCTTTGCGCGATCATGCGCACGCCTGCTTTCGACGATGCAAAGTGCGCGAAGCCCGGTTTGCCGCGCAGGCTTGCTGACGCACCGGTGAAGATCAACGTGCCGCCGCCCGACGGCGCGATACGCCGCGCCACTTCGCGTCCAACCAGAAACGCACCGAGCGGTCCGACGCGCCAGAAGCTTTCGAAATCGGCGGCGCTGAGTTCGGTGAACGGGACGTATCGGTTGTTGCCGGCGTTGTAGACGACGAGATCGGGCGGCGCGATGTCATCGCGTGGCGTCATCGCCTTGTCGAACAGCGCGAGCACGTCCGCTTCCTGGGTCGTGTCGGCAACGACGGCTTCCGCGGTGCCGCCCGCGTCAACGATCGCTTCAACCACCTGCGTCAGTTTCGCGAGCGTTCGACCTGCGACATACACGTGATATCCCTCGCGCGCGATGCGCTTGCACAGCGCTGCACCCAGGCCCACTTCCGCACCCACACCAACGACGATTGCACTCGATCGACTCATGTTCAATGCTCCACGCATGCGAGCGGGCTACCTGCTGGCCTGCGCTGTGAGGCGCTAGTCAGCATTGCAGCGGTATATCCAGGGGAGCCGGTGCGGCGGCTCGCGCAGCGTTCACTGCGCAAACCACCGCACCGGTTATGTCACAGAAGGTCTAGCGATGCTGGCTGACGAACTTGGTAACCAGATACGCTTCCATGGCTTCGGTACCGCCTTCCGAGCCGTAGCCCGAATCCTTGACGCCGCCGAACGGCGTTTCGGCGAGGCCGAGACCGTGGTGGTTGACCGAGATCATGCCGCTTTCGATGTCTTCCGAAAGCGCGGCCGCCGTCGACGTCGAACGGGTGTACGCGTAAGCAGCAAGCCCATACGGCAGACGGTTGGCTTCGGCGATCACTTCATCGTAGCTGCTGAAACGATTGACCGGCGCAACCGGGCCGAACGGTTCTTCGGTCAGGATGCGGGCTGAGAGCGGCGTGTCGACGAGTACGGTCGGCTGGAAGAAATAGCCTTCGCGTCCAATCCGCTCACCGCCGGCGAGCACCTTCGCACCGTGTTCGCGTGCATCGGCGACGAGCCGTTCCATCGCTTCGACGCGGCGGACATTTGCGAGCGGCCCCATCTGTACGCCATCTTGCAGCCCGTTGCCGACCTTGATCGACTTGATCGTGGCGACGAAATGCTCGACGAACTGATCGTAGGCCGCGTCTTCGACGAGGAAGCGTGTCGGCGAAATGCACACCTGGCCCGCGTTTCTGATCTTGGCGGTGGCCAGCAATTTCGCTGCACGCGGAATGTCGGCGTCGGCAAACACGATAGCCGGCGCATGACCGCCCAGTTCCATCGTCGCGCGCTTCATGTGCAGGCCGGCCATTGCCGCGAGCTGCTTGCCCACAGCGGTCGAACCGGTGAACGAAATCTTGCGGATGACCGGATGCTCGATGAAGAACCGCGATACATCCGCCGGAACGCCGAACACGAGATTCAACACGCCGGCCGGCAGGCCTGCATCATGGAACGCGGCGACGAGCGCGGCGCAACTGGCCGGCGTTTCTTCCGGTCCCTTCAGAACGATCGAGCAACCCGCGGCCAATGCCGCCGATACTTTGCGCACTGCCTGGTTGAGCGGGAAGTTCCACGGCGTGAACGCAGCAACAGGGCCGACCGGTTCGCGCGTGACGACTTGTTGCACGGCGCCGCTGCGCGACGGGATGACGCGGCCATACGTGCGGCGTGCTTCTTCGGCAAACCAGTCGATCGTATCCGCGGCGGATAGCGTTTCGACCCGCGCTTCCGCGAGCGGCTTGCCCTGTTCCATCGTCATGATCGCGGCGACGGTTTCGAAGCGCGCACGCAGATTGTCGGCGGCGCGGCGCATCAGCTTGCTGCGCTCGTAAGCTGAAACTTTGCGCCATTCGGCGAAGCCGCGTTGCGCGGCCTGGGCAGCCTGTTCGAGTTCCGCTTCGCTGGCTAGCGCGAGGCGGCCGATCGCGACTTCGCTGGCCGGATTGATGACGTCGGTCTGCCGTGCGCCGGCATGCCAGGCGCCGTCGATATACAGCTGCGTGTCGGGATAAGAGGGTTGTGAGGTGCTCATCGGTGCTTCGCTCCTTGGATAGTTCGCTGCATGTTACCGCTGCTGCGTGAAAACGGCCTGGCTGCGGGTCGGGCGCCCGGCCCCCGGCGGACAGGGCCGGAAGAGCCGACAAGCCGCTATTTTCCTCCAAAAGCGGAAAGGCGGTTTGCCACGGCCGCAAGCGGCTGTAAGGAGCACCGAGCCTGCGATCAGTCTTTCGGCGCGTACTGCATCTCGCCGTTGCCAAACGACCAGTCTTCGCGTTTCACGTCGACGAGGCTGATCCAGACGTCCGCTTTCCTCAGGCCGGTCTTCGCATGAATGCCGTCGGCGACCGCGCGATAAAACGCTTTCTTCACGTCGACGGTTCGCCCGGCGTTCCACGTAACCTGGATAAAGACGATTCCTGGCGTGTACGAAATGCCGAGATAGCCTTCGGCGGGATAGATCAATTCGTCCGCGGCGTGGCGGGTAACGATCTGGAAGCGGTCGTGCTGCGGCACGCTGGCGACCTGGATCATCGCTTCATAGACCGCGTCGCTGACGCCGCGCACGACTTCCGCCGAGGCGCTGCTGGAAAGATTGATGCGTACGAGTGGCATGGCGAACTCCTGCAAGATGTCGAAGCGGTAGCCAGCGGACGCGACGGTACGCTGCGTCTGATCTGCACTGGCAACCATTGAGCCATCAGATTAGACTTCAATCATGTAGTGCGGCAAGCGCATAATTATCATCAAGATAATGAGAGATAAGCATGATTGCAGAAGACCTCAGATCGTTCGTGACTGTCATCGACGAAGCATCGCTCACGCGTGCAGCCAATACGCTGTGTGTCACGCAGTCGGCGGTGTCGCGCCGCATCCAGCGGCTCGAGGAATCGCTGGGCGCGGAGCTGTTCGACAGAAACAGCAAGCCGCCGAAGGCGACTGCGCTTGCCCAGCGCATCTACGAATACGCAGTCCCGCTGCTGCGCGACCTCGATCGTTTGCTCGACATCCCTGCCGAGCATGCAGCGCCCGCAGGAACATTCCGTCTCGGCATGACGCAAGCAGTGGCCGATATCGTGCTGTTCGATGCGGTGATCGCACTGAAGTCCGCTTTCCCCGCGCTCGACGTCCGGCTGCATACCGACTGGAGCAGCGGCTTGCAGCAACAACTGGCGCCCGGCAGCCTCGATGCCGCGGTACTGCTGTTGCCGCATGGACGCCCGCCCGCTGCCGGCACGGCCGGGCGTCTGATCACGACGCTCGATGTGGTGGTGGTGCAAAGCCGCAAGAAGCCGCTCGTCAAGGGGCGCACTGCGATCCGCTCGCTTGCCGCGCATACGTGGGTGCTGAATCCACACGGATGTGGCTATCGCGCGGCACTCGAACGCGCCATGGACGATGCGGGGCACAGCCTGCGCGTCGGCGTCGATACGCACGGCACCGACATGCAGTTGCGTCTGGTCGCCGCAGGGCTGGGCCTGGGGCTCGTGCCACGCAGTGTCCTGCAGCGCAGTAGCCCGTATCGGGATCTTGTGGTGGTCAACGTCAATGATTTCGCGCTGCAGCTCGATGTGTGGCTCGTGCATCCGCAGCAACTGGGCAATCTTCGGCGTGCGGTGGACCTGCTCGCCGATGTCGCAACGGAAACCCTCCGCAAGCATGACGCGGTGAAGAGAAAGCGGCCAGGCGTCTAATGCCGGCTGCGTCTGGCCAGAAGACAAGCCGCCACGATTTCTACGATAATGCGCGCAGCCGCCGCAGAAGCGGCTCAGTTCGAATCGTTCGGACCGTTCGAACCATTAGGACCCTTACCACCACGCTGTTCTGTACCGGAGATTGCACTTTCCGTCGCAGATCTATCAGGAGGATTCATGGAGCCCACCGATCAGGCCGGCCGTTCATGGCTATGGCTCATCTTGCTCATCCCGTACATCGCGCTGTTGTGGCTGCCGTTCTATAACGACGCGCGTCCTTCGTTTGCGGGCTTTCCGTTCTTCTACTGGTATCAGTTCCTCTGGGTGCCGTTGACGTCGCTCCTGATCTACGTCGTCTACCGGAGGATCAAATGAGCGATCTGAATCCCATCAATCCGGTGGCGATGAGCGTTTTCATCGCGTTCTTCCTGCTGGTCACCGTGGTCGGC
This region includes:
- a CDS encoding DUF3311 domain-containing protein; its protein translation is MEPTDQAGRSWLWLILLIPYIALLWLPFYNDARPSFAGFPFFYWYQFLWVPLTSLLIYVVYRRIK